Proteins encoded in a region of the Deltaproteobacteria bacterium RIFCSPHIGHO2_02_FULL_44_16 genome:
- a CDS encoding phage tail protein, with amino-acid sequence MAQRRAGIIFLKIDGAQFDAKGNFTYGMGKPMRESIMGSDGFHGYKEMPQAAFIEGEITDSKDLDIDTLASVTDSTITLELANGKVVTLRNAFITNKDGLSGQTEEGNIPVRFEGASAEEVK; translated from the coding sequence ATGGCTCAACGACGTGCAGGGATTATTTTTTTAAAAATTGATGGAGCGCAGTTCGACGCCAAAGGCAATTTCACCTACGGCATGGGAAAACCCATGCGCGAGTCGATCATGGGATCTGATGGGTTCCACGGCTATAAAGAGATGCCTCAAGCAGCCTTTATCGAAGGTGAGATTACCGACAGCAAGGATCTCGATATTGATACGTTGGCTTCCGTCACCGATTCTACCATCACGCTAGAACTCGCGAACGGAAAAGTGGTCACGTTGCGGAATGCATTTATCACCAACAAAGACGGCCTTTCTGGTCAGACCGAAGAAGGAAATATTCCGGTCCGCTTCGAAGGCGCCAGTGCCGAGGAGGTCAAGTGA